In a genomic window of Styela clava chromosome 11, kaStyClav1.hap1.2, whole genome shotgun sequence:
- the LOC120347277 gene encoding uncharacterized protein LOC120347277, whose product MSDGEAEFFNDNRPHKLVLGESFKRNSNSAFHMMRYDFKPASVDKNQAGQLEVGDTNEVTVSLPHMVGSKTPCTVYKGSKKPAQKDCVLIFDHNTGEFTLERISSQIQVKKTRVAGNNSNNFSSHPVLAPGPPKLPKTLLSSKNQQKSSSSNKSFTSRKMEASKRKNNESGNTSAQDINPPQLPKSVESSPPQNLLSHAPEKQQEPVGSMYSISTDDSHSSSSSDSDSSDDGDSSGEDNAPSPLPVASKPPVTQSQLHEDLELSESGSDSD is encoded by the coding sequence AATTAGTCCTTGGCGAAAGTTTCAAAAGAAATTCGAACAGCGCTTTCCACATGATGCGATACGACTTCAAGCCGGCGTCTGTCGACAAGAACCAAGCAGGACAATTGGAAGTTGGTGACACAAATGAGGTGACGGTCTCATTGCCGCATATGGTCGGCTCGAAGACTCCCTGTACGGTTTATAAAGGTTCGAAGAAACCTGCACAGAAAGATTGTGTGTTGATCTTCGACCATAATACTGGAGAATTCACATTGGAAAGGATTTCGTCGCAAATTCAAGTTAAGAAGACAAGGGTCGCTGGCAACAACAGTAACAACTTCTCAAGTCACCCAGTTCTTGCTCCGGGTCCGCCAAAACTTCCGAAAACACTTTTGTCATCAAAGAACCAACAAAAGAGCTCGTCTTCAAATAAATCCTTCACTAGTAGGAAAATGGAAGCCTCGAAAAGGAAAAACAACGAGAGCGGGAATACATCCGCACAAGATATAAATCCTCCCCAACTGCCAAAATCTGTCGAGTCATCTCCCCCACAGAATCTGCTTAGTCATGCTCCTGAAAAGCAGCAAGAACCTGTTGGGAGTATGTATAGTATTAGTACTGATGATAGTCATTCTAGTAGTTCTAGTGATAGTGATAGCAGTGATGACGGGGATTCTAGTGGAGAAGACAACGCCCCTTCCCCGCTCCCTGTTGCTTCCAAACCACCTGTCACTCAAAGCCAACTACACGAGGATTTGGAACTCAGTGAATCTGGCTCTGATTCAGACTGA